The window CTCGGGTAAGTACATGGTTAGAGGCGGGATGGGTTCAATCAAATACACGTGGAATGAAGGGATACATTTcaaaatacataataaacaACTGCGGACATTTTTTGTCCACGTTTTCTTGTGGGTTGTTAAATCGGCGAACAGAGGGAATGATGggggaagggggcggggcaaagCCATGTGAGGTTGGAACATTAATGAAAAGCAGTAATGGTAAAATGCTAATGTTGAGGGAAAACTAGCAATGGCTTCTAATGGGGATCGAACCCGAATCTCCTTTAGCGCGTACCTGTCTTTGCCGTTCTGGATGCTCTGGCCCAGCGTGGCCCGCTCCGTCAGAGGAGAATTACGACTACGGCCGGTGCCGGTGGACAGGATGCTGTTCTGAAAGCCGggcggaagaaaaaaacattttagtcgGGCGATTGATGAGTAACTTGATCTTTGGACCCCCACGCGgaccaatggaaaaaaaaaaggtgactcACGGTGGAGGGCGTGGCGCTCTTCTTGCGGTCCGACGACACCAGGGGGCTGGCCGAGACCTTGTTGGAGGAGCTTCCCGAGGAACCTTTCCTCCCGGAATCCTCCCCGGCGGCCCGGTTGTCCGCTTGCCCGCCCCTCTTGGAGTAGGAGGAGCCTGGAGAGGACACCAGAGATGGAGCGTTTGGCAACCCGCGGTTCCCACCAGGGTAcaacggtcgattggtcgccggtcttttggtcgcccggaaggttattgataatttccatttaaatcgttgctcaaattccctaaatacaaactgtgaattattatttagtcatacttaatgcactagtcattattaggctaaagaaaagctccaaatttcccgtactttgattgttttttgttggagaacttgttaagaccctgactgacgtcgcttcttaaagggacagcgcatgtataTACAAACTCGTCTAcactcacgtcggctcagtgaaactgctcatggccattgttggcttttattcatgcgtagaccgtgttgttttaccttgttttgtcgccggtcttttggttgtcggtcttttggtcgcctgttgtcgcggttcGGGCAaacaaaagaccgcgaccaaaagaccggcgaccaaaagaccggcgaccaaaagaccggcgaccaaaagaccggcgaccaaaagaccggcgaccaaaagaccggcgaccaaaagaccggcgaccaaaagaccggcgaccaaaagaccggcgaccaaaagaccggcgaccaatcgaccacacacgccCACCAGCGCCCCGCCCGTGTCTCACCCTGCTCGGTAGCCCTGCGGCTTTGAGCCTTCTGGTTGGAGGACACGCTTCGCTGCACCTGAAAGAGACGAGAAGAGCCATGAGGCGGGTTTGGGGGGGGAGGTGGCGTCAACACTCGGGTAGCTAGCTCCACGTTAAGACGTCGCCGTCGTCCGACTGTTAGCTAGCGATAGTTCCCGTTGTACCTTGTGCGGCGGGGAGGGGACATTTATGTTGCTTACGTCGCTGCCGGGCCGCGGTTTGATGCCGCTCTCCTCCAGCTGGTGCGGAAAAGACAGCAGAGTCACGCGGGCGTACGGCGAAGGGAGACGGGTAGAGGTCGTACCTCAGAGTTCCTGTAGTCCAGTAGCAGGTAGGTCGCCATGACGTCGTTGTACTTCTGATTCACCAGAGAGTCCTGGATCTCCTCTTGGGAGAATCCCATCTGGAGCATGACGTCTGCAAAGAGTCGCCCGTGTtatccttgtaaaaaaaaaaacggggtcCGTCAGGGTCCCACCTGTCCTCCTGGGGTCTTTGTAATCTGGCTGCGGTTCGATGTAGGGCTTCAGTTCCTCCTCCTCGTGTCCTAAGTTCAACCACCTGTCCCTCATGATCTGCTGCTGGGAAGACAAACCCTAACGTCAACCGAGGCgacgaggatgaggatgagaatGAGAATGAGAATGAGGATGAGGATAAGGATAAGGATGGACGGCTTGGCGACTGGCGAACCTCTAGGCTTCCTCTTTTGGAAGGGTTCAGGATGAGGAACTTCTTCAGCAGGTTCTCGCAGTCGGTGGACATGTAGAAGGGAATCCTGTATTTCCCGCGGAGAACACGCTCTCTCAGCTCCTGCGGGAGGCGTGGCTTAGGGTTACGGTTTGGCGGCGGTCAGAGACGACGACTCCCAATTTTCCGGACCGTGTCTTCGCGGTTTGGCGTCCGGGGGACGGTTGGACGTTGAAAAGTCAACGCGGCTAAAAGGctcaggaacatcatcggggacccataccaccctggtcacaatctgttccagctgctaccctctggcagacgttataggtcccacaaagtacggacaaataggcttaaggacagtttttttccccacatccatcagaactctaaatttgcggtaacacaacatacattcccttctgaggtaatacatacctgtcaacctctgccgataactgcccttataaatgattatgattccccttacaaaccccccaaaaaccttacaaacaccgtacgactcggggggggtgatgcaatgtatccataacggcagaatgccaaattacgagtccgtaactatcacttatttaggtcttttgccgagtaaacgcaccttgtggagaagcactaccaatttcgtcatacgcagtttctgggtgtgatgacaaataggcttttgttgttgatgatgacgacagggcctatgtccgattattattattattatgtacaaaagcaacatgcttatttatatttatctatttatgtatgtatgtatttattaacttatttatgacctatttatgtctaaaatgtcttttgctgtgtctgtattctcgccctcttgctactgtgacagtgaaatttcccgaatacgggatgaataaagttatctaatctaatccttcGCGGGGGAGGACAATACCGACATCACATTCGGTATGGGGCCGCCCACCCAAAATGCGCCCGTGCGTCATCGCGACGTGGCTCGACGCCCGCTCTGGCTCCGGACGCGAACGCCGCGGGCGTCCCACGCCGAGACCCAGTCGGTACCAACCTTGAGATTCTGCCCGTCGAAAGGCAGCGAGCCGCTGACCAGCGTGTAGAGGATGACGCCCAGGCTCCACACGTCCACCTCCGGCCCGTCGTACTTTTTCCCCTGGAAGAGTTCGGGCGCGGCGTACGGCGGGGAACCGCAAAACGTGTCCAGCTTGTTCCCCAGAGTGAACTCGTTGCTGAAGCCGAAATCGGCGATCTTGATGTTCATGTCGGCGTCCAGGAGCAGGTTCTCCGCCTGCGGACAGGACCAGAGGACGGGATTCAGACGGGGGGAGTCGCCCCACTTTTCTCCAAAGTTTAGTAGCCAAACGAGTCGACCCACTCGACGACGACAGCTCCGGTTGCCGAGCGAGTGGGCCCCGGTTGCCTAGCAACAGGTGCACTGTCCTTTTCACTGCTCTAAATACTCCCTACCTTCTGCGCGCTATGATCTCAAGGCTGGAAGAAGCCTTCCTGGAAACGCCGGAGACCACGGCGTGGAAGCTTTGAGCCCCTCGCCTTCTCACAAAAACGCGCCGGCGCCGTTtaggccgtgaccggacgttttgtcgaaagacgtttggtcgacggacgtttggccgacggacatttcgtcgaacggacgtttcgtcatcgccgggttcgctcgctctcaaaattataatcatgagagagcgagagagagagagagcgagagagagagagagagagagagagagagagagagagagagagagaaagagagcgagagagagcgagagagagcgagagagagacagacagagagagagcgagagagcgagagagagagagagagaaagagagcgagagagagagtgagagagagtgagagagagagcgagagagagcgagagagagcgagagagagagcgagagagagcgagagagagcgagagagagagccattgaaagcgatcaaccaggtaatctctctctctcaaaattataatcatgagagagagagtgagtttgtaattgcattgacaatgtaagagcattaatatctgaatatctaatatcaaaattatcaataaattgcgtattattggcgtgtgtgcaCTTGTTTCTCGTCACACGTTAcacgtttttcaaactacggcccgcgggccatatacggcccgttaggctttttaatccggcccgccgacgttgtccaaatgatagtaaaaatcaatgacttcattcatttcccttaccgctcatcactctcaattttaaagactgctttcttccgttgaataatatgttcttaatgttgaaagtaaatgtgaaaatacattttcaccttcaattgtgtcttttttcttatatttcaatccccaggtttgattaaaaaaaagaaaaaaaacagaccacaTTATCCATCAAATCTCACCTTGAGGTCTCTGTGTACGATACACTTTTGATGGCAATACTGCACCGCTGACACAATCTGCAGAGAGAGAATTTCATCAGAAAAAGCCATCCGACAGGTTTTTCGCTGCGGTCACACCTGTCGGAATTTGGCACGGGCTTCCTTCTCCTTCATCCTGCCGTGAGCCACCAGGTAATCGAAAACCTCGCCTGGCAGATAAGCGCAATGAGGGTTCCGTTCCGCCGCCGGAGGCGAATATCAGCCGGTCTTACCGCCGCTGGCGTACTCCATCACCAAGTACAGAGTCTTCTCGGTCTCGATCACCTCAAAGAGTTTCACTGAAGGGGGAGGAGGAGTCATGAGACGGACGTCGAGGGGAACCCGGCGGTTTGTCCACTCACCTATGTTGGGGTGGTTCAACATCTTCATGATCCTCACCTCCCGGAAGAGctagcaaaaaaaacagaaacagcGTGGAAAACCGTTTTGGATTAAAAACAGGATTTTCCCAACCACGTACCGTCGGAAAgattatttcaaaaaaaaaaaaaaacgggcagTTTGTCCCGAAACTGCTAGCCTGTGCTAGCACGCTGTTAGCCGAGTTCATCCGCATGTCAATAAAACTCTTTTgagccatccctcccacttcaaatggattggacacatAGCCAACGACGCCTGCAAACTAGCCGTTagcttgtatgtgtgtgtttttccttgaaattgactttttttttccatcttcgtCACAGAGCCACTATCCTGCGCTAGCGCGCTGTTAGCCGAGTTCATCCGCATGTCAATAAAACTCTTTTgagccatccctcccacttcaaatggattggacacattGCCAATGATGCCTGCAGCTTAGCCGTTagcttgtatgtgtgtgtttaattcctttaaattgactttttttcccaacttCGTCACGGAGCCGCTATCCTGCGCTAGCGCTCTGTTAGCCCAGTTTATCCACATGCCAATAAAACTCTTTTgagccatccctcccacttcaaatggattggacacatAGCCAACGACGCCTGCAAACTAGCCGTTagcttgtatgtgtgtgtttttccttgaaattgactttttttttccatcttcgtCACAGAGCCACTATCCTGCGCTAGCGCGCTGTTAGCCGAGTTCATCCGCATGTCAATAAAACTCTTTTgagccatccctcccacttcaaatggattggacacattGCCAATGATGCCTGCAGCTTAGCCGTTagcttgtatgtgtgtgtttaattcctttaaattgactttttttcccaacttCGTCACGGAGCCGCTATCCTGCGCTAGCGCTCTGTTAGCCCAGTTTATCCACATGCCAATAAAACTCTTTTgagccatccctcccacttcaaatggattggacacattGCCAACGACGCCTGCAGCTTAGCCGTTAGcttgtatgtgtgttttttcccctttaaattgacttttttttccccaacttcGGCACGGAGCCGCTATCCTGCGCTAGCGCGCTGTTAGCCAAGTTCATCCGCATGTCAACAAAACTGATGACCGCTACTAgtagaagtccaatctatttgaagtgggaggcttGGCACCTTGACTgtttgctgccatccctcccactctaaatagattggacacaTTGCCAACGACGCCTGCAGCTTAGCCGTTAGcttgtatgtgtgttttttcctttaaaaaaaaaattccaccttTACCGACCACACCCTTATCCGACCTATCTTCCCTCTTCTTATCTTTCAGTTATTAAACGCACGCGCGGTAAATGAtgactttttgtgtttgttcCGCTTGGGTCGTTCCACcctaaatcctttttttccgcTATATTCTTTAAATACGCCGATCTTTTTGCACGAATGAGAGGGTGAACTCGGTGGCAGTTATGCGGCTGGTGCGTTTCTATTTGTTCGCGCACGCCGACAAACCCCACCCTATCCACCATCAAAGGAAGTAATTGCAGCTTATTTCCTGTAATTAAAATGCGCTGAAAACGGCAGCGTTTCAGAAGAGCAAAAAGGAAGAGTCGGACTGAAAAGAAGGGAGCAAAGGTCAACGGGacatttgctgttgtttttttcctttgtgagtGGGTGAGCGAGTGAGTTGGACCCACCTTCTGCAAACTGGAGGAGTTGAGCTGGGTCTTATCTATGATTTTCACAGCCACCTGGCAGGGAAgacgaaaaataaataataaagagtAAGTTGCTGGGAGGGAGAGGAAAGCGGCCAGTTGGCGAGAGAGGCTTTTTATTTCGAGAACACGTCATGGCGGCAGGCGGCGTTTGCATAACGGGGGTCGAGGGTCATCGGCGTGCTATGAAAAGAGAGAGGGGGTGACGAAAGCGAGACTAAAATAGAAGGGGGAGTGGGTTGACTTGGGCAGGAGGGGGGGGTTAGTCCGGGACGCAAGACAAATAAGGGTCTTCTTTCTGGCTTTTCTTCAATAAATGCCTTTGTTTTTCATGTGTATTACATGCGTAGTAGCACGGAGTGTTTTCGGGGTGTCGTACATTGACAGGGCCCGCCCACGTGCCTCCCGACCAATGAGCTGGCTCGTCCGGGCCAGAGAGGCACGACGACGGCGGGGTCAAACAGAGTGGAGCTAAAAATGCTCCCAATTCTCTATTTTCAGCCTCGGAaccggcgtccaatccgtttggagcTTCGGCCGGGCTCCCGCTtcgaaacggattggacgccgggGCCGTCTCCGAGCGGACGGAAGGGGCGTCTACCTCTTTCCCGGTGAGGATGTGGCGAGCCAGTTTGACTTTGGCGAAGTTGCCCTTGCCGATGGTCTTCAGAAGACGATAGTTGCCGATGTGCGGCTGCTCGTCGGTGGCGGTGGAGTTCCGACATCGCGCCATGCTGAGGCGGGCCGACGACTTGGACTCCTGAGGGATGACAACACAAGGTCTGGTCGGGTGAACGGGGAAAAACTTTGGCGTGACAACGCGCCCACCTTGTTTCATTCGGATCCGTCCGCGGATAACGGCAGAATAGCTCAAAGGCTGCCACGCCGATTTCGATTTGGTTTCCTTAGCGGCGCGACGGCTAGCGACGGCGTACCCGATCCGGGAAAGGGTGACTCTAGCGGCGCCGGGGTGACGACGCGCGCAAGTCTGCACACATCCCGTACGCACAAAGGCGCGCAAGCACCGACAAGCGCGCGGCGAGCGGCGCTAGCTCGTCAAAAGTATCGATACGGAAAAGCGGTATTGGTGGGAGGTGCGTcctggccagaggaagaatacGTTTTAttttgacggtgctagacgttgGCAATAAGGGATGCGGACACCGGCGGTGAACTTTAGCACGCGGGTGTTACGCTCGGTGTCAGTTTGGTGCGAGTAAAGTAGCGCCAGTTGTGAAGAAATCCCGATGGAGTAAATCGGGGGGGTTCAAACGCAAGCCAGTTTTTTATTGGCTCGcagtaaatgataaaaaaatatcatcgAACGTTAATTCCAGTTTTCGCAAAAGGGACACTGGAAAAGTATCATTGGACACCCACCGGGATACACGAACCCGATGCGGCTATTTTGGCCGACCAATCCAAAAAATGACAACGAATCGCCATGACTTTGTTTCCATGGCGACGGACGAGGCCCAAACGGCAGGGAAGTCTGGGATAAAGGCAGGTGAACGGCGTGCCGCCACACCTACTACGACACCCGACCGGAAAGGCTTGTTTCGCCGTCGTCGCCGTAGCGACGGCGTCACCTGTTCGCGCGGCGATTGACGGCGCCGCCGTCGCGGTTCAATTAAAGTGTCATTCCGGGCGAGAGAAACGCAAAGCGTGCCTGAAAGAGCGCTACCGTGCGAACGTGGATGTGTAGACGCGCGTCTCTGTTGCTAAGCCCCCCGTCGCCGACGTTTATTTTCTGCCTAGCAACCGGGCGGATTCGACGTTGCCGATGACTCATTTCGCGGCAGAGCCGCAAAAAAAGCGTAGCGGAGAGGTTTCGTGGGCCTTCCGAACCCGGGTGGACGTCCGAGCCATTCGGAGCGGGGGGGACGGCGACCGATCGAAAAGGATCGGACGTCCGCCGGCGACCGAATGGATCGGACGGCGTGAAACGACCCCGCGTTTTCCTCGAGCTAAATTCCCCGTCAAAACGAATCGGGGCCCCGTCAATGAACGGGTTTAGAGGCGTGGCCGTGATAAAGACACGGTGGCCACGCCCCCTCTACACCTCCAACAGTAAAGGGTGACGTCAAGGGAAGACTCGTATTTCGTGCTCCGTCGGTCTCGGAGGGACACGGTAAAACAGGAAATACTGTACTTCCTCACACGCGCGCAGCAAATAGTCAACGGCTGAGCTCATTTGAACTCGACAACTGTTTTGCTAGCCAAAACAGCAGCCGGGACGGGAGGCCCGGCGCCGGAAATGTCAAAAGTCCAGGTCCAAAAATCACCAGGGCCGTCTTATTTTGATATAAAAGACTTTGGGGAAGGTCCTGAAAAATAACAACTTATCAAATGTGGAAAGCATTTCCAACACGGGAATTTTCTTCACAAAATTCGCCaattatttttggacattcgGGATCACAACAAAACACGTCTTCAGAATGTCCAACTATTGTTTTGTTGTCACAATATAACGCGGGTTAAGGTAAGTCTAGTCCGCTCAACACGGGTTAAAAATATCTGCATTTGTGGAGTCCACTTTTAGGGTTTACGTtacatcacacacacaaaaacagctCGTGTCCTTGGTGTATTCTGAGACTtgacgccttactatacatggcttATTTACAAGATGGTCGCTCGCGTTACAATAATACAATATTGGTATAGAATAGAGCAAAACTAGGAGCAGAAATCTAGATATAAAGCTATATTAAAAGGGCAGAAAAATTTGCCTTTTTGTCAGccttaaagtaaaataaaatatatatcttaCACATCCAGACTGGCTCcgctggattggacgtctatggctgtCAGTGTCAGAAGATGCGTTCAAGGGagctagtttttttttacttgaattgTATTTTGGCAGACAATAATAGGCAAATCTTACCTGGCCGGAGGAATTTTCAATGACTTGCACCAATGGGGTCCTTGTTGACATTTTGGATGGTCGTCCTTtgcaacaagaagaaaaaaaggctgcCCGAAAGTCGGACTTTTCACTGGTTTTTGGACATTCAAGCTGGGCCTAAGAGCCCAAGTGCTCGGAACACGGCCCGTGAAGCAACAAGTTGGATCCCCACATCGGCGGCTAGCATTTAGCTAGCGTCAGTCGTGCGTCTCATGTCGGTCGACGATTTGGAAGAATCTCTCTCGTCACTCGGTAGAATCGGGCTCGATCGGAACCGCTCGGCGGCGTCGGTAGCGACGAAGGAATCCAAAATTGGCGAGCGGGGGTGCATAAACAAGACAAGGTTCAACTCGGTGACGCGACGACAAACGTCCGCTGTGTGTTAGCTTCCGAGTCATTTATCGGCGCttcttgttgcttttttttgggCCCTTCTGGAGTTCGGCTTCCTTCCCGAGgagtttgggggaaaaaggagCAAAAGAGCcccggaaaaagaaaaaaaaagtcttgaggCCAAAAGTTATTCCCGGCGAGGAGGTCTCGCTCCCGACCTTGCCAACTCACAGCGAGGGTTCGTCCCCGGCAAGCTATCCGGGTTGGGGAATGGAGAGGAATAAAGTCGGCAGAGAGCCTAACATGGCCAGAATGGCGACGATTTCAGCCGATATTTCCTTTCCTTCGTTTGCTTTTTTAGCCCATGGAGCTAGCCCGACTTTCCCTTCAAGGCGGAGCTAACTGGGCTAGTTCGCTAGCCGCTAGCGCTCCAGCGGAGGAGGAggggaaggaggaggaggagaggaggaggaggctggTGCCACCGAAAGTCCAAAATCCACGAACCTGGCGTCTTTCGCTTTTACGGGGATAATAAGGTCGTCCACCAGGAGCGCACTGCACTGCGGCGCGGCCGATAAACAGCCGATGACGACGTTCCTTCCACCGATTAGCCTGCAAGTTCGGAATCAAGCGGTCCCGTCCATGACGGCAGCAGACGGTGTCCTCCTGGGTTCGAGCACGGGGGGAGGAAAAGGGAGGGTCGTCAGGCTGCGTCCGAATGCGGTTCAAGCGCGGCGGACAGCCCTCCTCGTACCGGAACAAGCTCGAGGCAACATGGCTGCTTGCTTGCACCACCAACACCGccggagagggagggaggaggaggaggaggagtgggAGGCAGGAAGGGGGAGACATTCAGCATCATCTGAAACTATCGCTGAAATTTGACATCCACATGATTGCACGTCTCTCATCCTCAATGGCAGCCGTACGTGATCATCCACTTGATTGTTCTATGAAAAcctataaatgaatgaaatcaaaGTCCAGTTGAAAAATAGCGTTTGGCGCCCTCTGCTGGATCTCTCTTCCTATtacttaaagacaaaaaaataagtctACTATTCCGTGATTTATTCAGGATTGTCATTAAATGCAAGTGGTGAAAAACATTCGGGAAGGCTACCGTATCTAATAAAAAATGTCAGGCGTGTTTACTCATCGTGATAAATTATCTGCAATTTCCATCCGCAAGCACCTGCGATAAAACAGCAATAACAAACGGCGCTCGCGTAAACGTGCGCGAAATTGCCGCAATGACGGAGAACCTACAGAATTCCAGTGATGCAGTAGTTGGTACAAACGGAGTAAAAGTCGGGTTTTTAAAAGCTCTCACGGAGCGGAGGCGTCGGCGGTGGCGGCACCAGGGCTCGGGCGCGAGCGTTCGAGAGCCAGCTGCATGGCCCAGATGCTGAGCGGCCTCATGTAGGCCAGCGAGCGATAGATGGACTTTTCGCAGTACGCTTCGGGTGTCTGGAAGGCCATGCCCAGCCGTTCCCACACCGTCCGGTAGCACCCCTCCGCCGTGCGCATCCCTTCCGCTAACATGCCCTGAAGAAGAAGGTAAAAAGCCGTAagcgtttgttttttgtttgcctCGCCAGTCCGGACGGACGGACGTGGACCCACCTCGTGGATCATGGTGGCGGCCAGCCCGTACACCACGCCGATCCAGACCTCGTCCGACTGGACGCTGGAGCGGTCGGCCACGCCCTCGGGCCGCATGCCGTTGACGGCGCCCATCCGACCGCCGCCGAAGCTCATCACGTTCAGGTCGAACACGGATCGGAGCGCGGTCCTGATCTTTTCCTGGGGAAAGGCCTAGGGGGCGGAGTCCTTTGAGTGAATTGATGCCCCCGATTCGGTTCTTTCTGGGAAGGGGAGCCCCAAAAAGTCCAGTCACCTGGTAGTCCCCGTCACCCAGTCCGGACGCTCGCAGGAACCACTGGCCGGCGCACTGGTCCGACATGATGCTGTTAGAAAAGGCTCTCCCGCTGCTGTCGTAGTTGTAGTACTTGCCTGAAATGGAATAGGAGTCGTTTAAAATCCACATTTCAGGATAAAGGCGGGTCGACCGATATTAAAGGCTGATgccgatttaaaaataaaaataatatcagCCTTTGCCTAAAGTCGACTTTGTCGATGCACAGTGATAATAAAGACAATAGTCATGCAAATAGCAAGTTTTTCTTCTAGTTGCGTTTCTAACATTGGTCACTAGATGGTGCTAAAACGCGATTAGCTAAGAAAATCTAATGTAAATATGACAATGATCATCCACACCACGACATCGGCCGGCAGATATGCGGGTCCGCCTACATCTAGAAGGGCGGACAATTCCGTCTTACCGTTCCACAGCAGTTTATCGAAAGCCGCGCCGCCTCTGTCCAACAGGTCTCTGTAGCGACGCCGCGCCGGCTCCTGATCGACCAGGCTGGCTATTTTGCACATGACGCAGAGCGAGGCGATCCACAGCCCGCCGCAGTAGGCGCTGCGACACAGAACGGCACGTGAAAGGAAGTTAGGGCGAAAGCACGGCGCCAACGCCAGTCTCCTCTGACCTCGGTCCCGTGACCGTCCAGCCGTCGTAAGTCTGGTCGGCAAAGCCAGAGTTCTCGATCAGGCCGTCTCCGTC is drawn from Stigmatopora argus isolate UIUO_Sarg chromosome 20, RoL_Sarg_1.0, whole genome shotgun sequence and contains these coding sequences:
- the LOC144065480 gene encoding serine/threonine-protein kinase MARK2-like isoform X4; protein product: MSTRTPLVQVIENSSGQESKSSARLSMARCRNSTATDEQPHIGNYRLLKTIGKGNFAKVKLARHILTGKEVAVKIIDKTQLNSSSLQKLFREVRIMKMLNHPNIVKLFEVIETEKTLYLVMEYASGGEVFDYLVAHGRMKEKEARAKFRQIVSAVQYCHQKCIVHRDLKAENLLLDADMNIKIADFGFSNEFTLGNKLDTFCGSPPYAAPELFQGKKYDGPEVDVWSLGVILYTLVSGSLPFDGQNLKELRERVLRGKYRIPFYMSTDCENLLKKFLILNPSKRGSLEQIMRDRWLNLGHEEEELKPYIEPQPDYKDPRRTDVMLQMGFSQEEIQDSLVNQKYNDVMATYLLLDYRNSELEESGIKPRPGSDVSNINVPSPPHKVQRSVSSNQKAQSRRATEQGSSYSKRGGQADNRAAGEDSGRKGSSGSSSNKVSASPLVSSDRKKSATPSTNSILSTGTGRSRNSPLTERATLGQSIQNGKDSLNTPGSRASTASASAVLSSRPRHHKSLSSSNHPCPSDLHAPRPSVPPQRAPGASPSAHNISSAAATDRGTNFSRGVVIRNTFHAGQQRGARDQQGSAYPGGPASPSLSHGNSQARRTHGATGIFSKFTSKFVRRNLSFRFPRRSPFEGEGREEGSRSMLSGHADKSEKTSGGVLSSSSNNDENNSSPGSGNTGGAPPAAPGQKEAAKPRSLRFTWSMKTTSSMEPTEMMREIRKVLDSNSCDYELRERYMLLCMSGNPARDDFVQWEMEVCKLPRLSLNGVRFKRISGTSMAFKNIASKIANELKL
- the LOC144065480 gene encoding serine/threonine-protein kinase MARK2-like isoform X12; protein product: MSTRTPLVQVIENSSGQESKSSARLSMARCRNSTATDEQPHIGNYRLLKTIGKGNFAKVKLARHILTGKEVAVKIIDKTQLNSSSLQKLFREVRIMKMLNHPNIVKLFEVIETEKTLYLVMEYASGGEVFDYLVAHGRMKEKEARAKFRQIVSAVQYCHQKCIVHRDLKAENLLLDADMNIKIADFGFSNEFTLGNKLDTFCGSPPYAAPELFQGKKYDGPEVDVWSLGVILYTLVSGSLPFDGQNLKELRERVLRGKYRIPFYMSTDCENLLKKFLILNPSKRGSLEQIMRDRWLNLGHEEEELKPYIEPQPDYKDPRRTDVMLQMGFSQEEIQDSLVNQKYNDVMATYLLLDYRNSELEESGIKPRPGSDVSNINVPSPPHKVQRSVSSNQKAQSRRATEQGSSYSKRGGQADNRAAGEDSGRKGSSGSSSNKVSASPLVSSDRKKSATPSTNSILSTGTGRSRNSPLTERATLGQSIQNGKDSLNTPGSRASTASASAVLSSRPRHHKSLSSSNHPCPSDLHAPRPSVPPQRAPGASPSAHNISSAAATDRGTNFSRGVVIRNTFHAGQQRGARDQQGSAYPGGPASPSLSHGNSQARRTHGATGIFSKFTSKFVRRSPFEGEGREEGSRSMLSGHADKSEKTSGGVLSSSSNNDENNSSPGSGNTGGAPPAAPGQKEAAKPRSLRFTWSMKTTSSMEPTEMMREIRKVLDSNSCDYELRERYMLLCMSGNPARDDFVQWEMEVCKLPRLSLNGVRFKRISGTSMAFKNIASKIANELKL
- the LOC144065480 gene encoding serine/threonine-protein kinase MARK2-like isoform X8 — encoded protein: MSTRTPLVQVIENSSGQESKSSARLSMARCRNSTATDEQPHIGNYRLLKTIGKGNFAKVKLARHILTGKEVAVKIIDKTQLNSSSLQKLFREVRIMKMLNHPNIVKLFEVIETEKTLYLVMEYASGGEVFDYLVAHGRMKEKEARAKFRQIVSAVQYCHQKCIVHRDLKAENLLLDADMNIKIADFGFSNEFTLGNKLDTFCGSPPYAAPELFQGKKYDGPEVDVWSLGVILYTLVSGSLPFDGQNLKELRERVLRGKYRIPFYMSTDCENLLKKFLILNPSKRGSLEGLSSQQQIMRDRWLNLGHEEEELKPYIEPQPDYKDPRRTDVMLQMGFSQEEIQDSLVNQKYNDVMATYLLLDYRNSELEESGIKPRPGSDVQRSVSSNQKAQSRRATEQGSSYSKRGGQADNRAAGEDSGRKGSSGSSSNKVSASPLVSSDRKKSATPSTNSILSTGTGRSRNSPLTERATLGQSIQNGKDSLNTPGSRASTASASAVLSSRPRHHKSLSSSNHPCPSDLHAPRPSVPPQRAPGASPSAHNISSAAATDRGTNFSRGVVIRNTFHAGQQRGARDQQGSAYPGGPASPSLSHGNSQARRTHGATGIFSKFTSKFVRRNLSFRFPRRSPFEGEGREEGSRSMLSGHADKSEKTSGGVLSSSSNNDENNSSPGSGNTGGAPPAAPGQKEAAKPRSLRFTWSMKTTSSMEPTEMMREIRKVLDSNSCDYELRERYMLLCMSGNPARDDFVQWEMEVCKLPRLSLNGVRFKRISGTSMAFKNIASKIANELKL
- the LOC144065480 gene encoding serine/threonine-protein kinase MARK2-like isoform X6, coding for MSTRTPLVQVIENSSGQESKSSARLSMARCRNSTATDEQPHIGNYRLLKTIGKGNFAKVKLARHILTGKEVAVKIIDKTQLNSSSLQKLFREVRIMKMLNHPNIVKLFEVIETEKTLYLVMEYASGGEVFDYLVAHGRMKEKEARAKFRQIVSAVQYCHQKCIVHRDLKAENLLLDADMNIKIADFGFSNEFTLGNKLDTFCGSPPYAAPELFQGKKYDGPEVDVWSLGVILYTLVSGSLPFDGQNLKELRERVLRGKYRIPFYMSTDCENLLKKFLILNPSKRGSLEGLSSQQQIMRDRWLNLGHEEEELKPYIEPQPDYKDPRRTDVMLQMGFSQEEIQDSLVNQKYNDVMATYLLLDYRNSELEESGIKPRPGSDVSNINVPSPPHKVQRSVSSNQKAQSRRATEQGSSYSKRGGQADNRAAGEDSGRKGSSGSSSNKVSASPLVSSDRKKSATPSTNSILSTGTGRSRNSPLTERATLGQSIQNGKDSLNTPGSRASTASASAVLSSRPRHHKSLSSSNHPCPSDLHAPRPSVPPQRAPGASPSAHNISSAAATDRGTNFSRGVVIRNTFHAGQQRGARDQQGSAYPGGPASPSLSHGNSQARRTHGATGIFSKFTSKFVRRSPFEGEGREEGSRSMLSGHADKSEKTSGGVLSSSSNNDENNSSPGSGNTGGAPPAAPGQKEAAKPRSLRFTWSMKTTSSMEPTEMMREIRKVLDSNSCDYELRERYMLLCMSGNPARDDFVQWEMEVCKLPRLSLNGVRFKRISGTSMAFKNIASKIANELKL